One Panicum virgatum strain AP13 chromosome 9K, P.virgatum_v5, whole genome shotgun sequence genomic region harbors:
- the LOC120652463 gene encoding probable inactive receptor kinase At5g58300 produces the protein MGHLNYGVSLPLLLRLQLLLPLLLPFAMADIASEKQALLDFASAVYRGNKLNWSPNIPLCSWHGVTCSPDRSHIWALRVPGAGLIGTIPANTLGRLVSLQVLSLRSNRLSGSLPLDVALLPSLQAIFLQHNELLGDLPSFFSPSLNTLDLSYNSFTGQIPSGLQNLTQLSILNLAGNSLSGPIPDLKLPSLRQLNLSNNELNGSIPPFLQIFSNSSFLGNPGLCGPPLAECSFLSSPTPSQVPLLPSSPHREKKAGNGLIIAAVVGGFVIFLLAAVMFTTCFSKRKEKKDEVGYNSKVTDGARIEKRKEDVSSGVQMAHKNKLVFLDGCSYNFDLEDLLRASAEVLGKGSYGTAYKAILEDGTIVVVKRLKDVVAGKKEFEQQMELIGRVGKHVNIAPIRAYYYSKDEKLIVYEYIATGSFSALLHGIKGICEKTPLDWNTRMKIILGIARGIEHIHAEGGSKFAHGNIKSANVLLDQGHNPYVSDYGLSALMSLPINTSRVVAGYRAPETFESRKFTHKSDVYSFGVLLMEMLTGKASLQSQGQDDVVDLPRWVHSVVREEWTAEVFDVQLMKYPNIEDELVQMLHIAMACTSWLPDRRPTMADVVRMMEELGQSASESCTPSNGNPRETNPPSV, from the exons ATGGGTCATCTGAATTATGGAGTCTCTCTTCCTCTACTGCTCCGTCTACAACTTTTGCTGCCACTACTTCTTCCTTTTGCTATGGCAGATATAGCCTCTGAGAAGCAAGCACTCCTTGATTTTGCCTCTGCAGTCTACCGTGGCAACAAGCTCAATTGGAGTCCAAATATCCCACTGTGCTCATGGCATGGTGTCACATGCTCACCAGATCGATCACATATATGGGCCCTTAGGGTACCAGGGGCTGGTTTGATTGGTACAATTCCAGCTAATACTCTTGGCAGGCTTGTGTCCCTCCAAGTTTTAAGCCTGAGGTCTAATCGTTTGAGTGGAAGTCTTCCATTGGATGTTGCCTTACTTCCTTCTTTACAAGCCATATTTCTTCAGCACAACGAACTGTTGGGAGACTTGCCTTCATTTTTCTCTCCAAGCCTCAATACCCTCGATCTCTCTTACAACTCCTTTACAGGACAAATACCATCAGGTTTGCAAAATCTTACCCAATTATCTATCCTGAATTTAGCAGGAAATTCCTTGTCCGGGCCAATCCCTGACCTCAAACTTCCAAGCCTAAGACAGCTAAATCTGAGCAACAATGAACTAAATGGTTCAATTCCTCCCTTTCTCCAAATATTCTCAAATAGCTCCTTCTTAGGGAACCCTGGATTGTGTGGGCCACCTCTAGCTGAATGCTCCTTTCTATCTTCACCGACACCGTCACAAGTGCCTTTGCTTCCATCATCGCCACATCGTGAGAAGAAGGCAGGCAATGGCTTGATAATTGCCGCTGTTGTTGGGGGCTTTGTTATATTTCTGCTAGCTGCTGTGATGTTCACTACGTGCTTTTcaaagaggaaggagaagaaagatGAGGTGGGTTACAACAGTAAGGTGACTGATGGTGCCAGGATTGAGAAGCGCAAAGAAGATGTCAGTAGTGGTGTCCAAATGGCTCATAAGAACAAGCTGGTATTCTTGGATGGATGCAGTTACAACTTTGACTTGGAGGATTTACTGAGGGCTTCTGCTGAAGTTCTTGGCAAAGGGAGTTATGGAACTGCCTACAAAGCTATACTTGAGGATGGCACTATTGTGGTAGTCAAGAGGCTAAAGGATGTTGTGGCAGGAAAGAAAGAATTTGAGCAGCAGATGGAGCTCATAGGGAGGGTAGGCAAACATGTAAACATTGCACCTATTCGTGCTTACTACTACTCAAAGGATGAGAAGCTTATTGTTTATGAGTATATTGCTACTGGCAGCTTCTCAGCTCTGTTGCATG GTATTAAAGGAATTTGTGAGAAGACCCCATTAGATTGGAATACCAGGATGAAGATTATACTTGGAATTGCACGTGGAATCGAGCACATCCATGCAGAAGGTGGCTCCAAGTTCGCCCATGGCAATATCAAGTCAGCCAATGTCCTGCTCGATCAAGGCCACAACCCATATGTCTCAGACTATGGTCTTAGTGCTTTGATGAGCCTTCCAATCAACACCTCCCGGGTTGTTGCTGGTTACCGAGCTCCGGAGACCTTTGAATCCAGGAAATTCACACACAAGTCTGACGTGTACAGCTTTGGCGTCCTTCTCATGGAGATGCTGACCGGCAAAGCCTCTCTCCAGTCACAGGGGCAGGATGACGTCGTTGATCTACCAAGATGGGTGCATTCTGTGGTCCGTGAGGAGTGGACCGCCGAAGTATTTGATGTCCAGCTGATGAAATATCCGAACATAGAGGATGAGCTGGTCCAGATGCTCCATATTGCCATGGCGTGCACGTCGTGGTTGCCAGACCGACGCCCAACAATGGCAGATGTGGTTCGGATGATGGAGGAGCTAGGCCAGTCTGCTTCCGAGAGCTGCACTCCCTCCAATGGCAATCCCAGGGAGACCAATCCTCCATCGGTGTGA
- the LOC120648149 gene encoding L-ascorbate oxidase homolog yields MAGSMERALFFACVCLLVNSAWAEDPYRFFDWDISYGEISPLGVPQQGILINGQFPGPTLECRTNDNLIINVRNSLPDPFLLSWNGLQQRKNSWQDGVSGTNCPIPPGQNFTYRMQAKDQIGSFFYFPSLAFHKAAGGFGAIRIHSRPLIPVPFPSPADEFTVLIGDWYTTSHKALQDLLDSGKELPPPDGVLINGKRSPNGSDFNVEQGKTYRLRISNVGLQSTLNLLIQEHCMTLVEVEGTHTVQNSYTSVDVHAGQSLSVLFTADRSARDYRVVVSTRFTGTTLRSTAVIRYAGSSGPAFEPLPAAAGPSDDDVDFSLNQVRSIRTNLTASAARPNPQGSYHYSSINVTRTVRLASSAGPAAGAGGGGKLRYAVNGVSFAEADTPLKLADYFNISGVFRLGGIPDAPPPAAATGEVRSETAVMGSDHRSFVEVVLENGEDGVQSWHLDGHSVFVVGMDVGTWSDRSRDGYNLVDAVSRCTVQVYPRGWTAVLVALDNVGMWNMRSEVWARRYLGQQFYLRVHTPTRSPRDELPIPGNALLCGRAAAAGQGFRIYDVS; encoded by the exons ATGGCCGGAAGCATGGAGCGAGCTCTATTCTTCGCGTGCGTGTGCTTGCTCGTCAACTCTGCCTGGGCAGAGGACCCGTACAGATTTTTCGACTGGGACATCTCCTACGGCGAAATAAGCCCGCTGGGTGTTCCGCAGCAG GGAATTCTGATCAACGGCCAGTTCCCGGGACCAACGCTTGAGTGCAGGACAAATGACAATTTGATCATCAATGTCCGCAACAGCTTGCCCGATCCGTTTCTCCTCTCATG GAACGGTTTGCAGCAACGCAAGAATTCGTGGCAGGATGGCGTGTCCGGCACCAATTGCCCGATCCCGCCGGGCCAGAATTTCACTTACCGCATGCAGGCCAAGGACCAGATCGGCAGCTTCTTCTACTTCCCGTCGCTTGCGTTCCACAAAGCCGCCGGCGGCTTCGGCGCGATCCGCATCCACAGCCGCCCGCTGATCCCCGTCCCGTTCCCCTCGCCGGCCGACGAGTTCACCGTGCTCATCGGCGACTGGTACACCACCAGCCACAAG GCGCTGCAAGATTTGCTGGACAGTGGAAAGGAACTGCCTCCCCCTGATGGCGTCCTGATCAACGGGAAGAGGAGTCCAAATGGTTCAGATTTCAACGTTGAGCAAG GGAAGACATACCGATTGCGCATCTCCAACGTCGGTCTGCAGAGCACGCTCAACTTGCTCATCCAAGAGCACTGCATGACACTGGTCGAGGTGGAGGGCACCCACACGGTTCAGAACTCGTACACCTCCGTCGACGTCCACGCCGGCCAGTCGCTGTCCGTGCTCTTCACCGCCGACCGCTCCGCCAGGGACTACCGCGTCGTCGTCTCCACCCGTTTCACCGGCACCACCCTCCGCTCCACCGCCGTCATCCGCTACGCCGGCTCGAGCGGCCCTGCTTTCGAGccactgcccgccgccgccgggcccagCGACGACGACGTTGATTTCTCCCTCAACCAGGTTCGCTCCATCAG GACGAACCtgacggcgagcgcggcgaggccAAACCCGCAGGGTTCGTACCACTACAGCTCCATCAACGTGACCCGGACCGTCCGGCTGGCGAGCTCGGCGGGTCCGGccgctggcgccggcggcggcggcaagctgcGGTACGCCGTGAACGGCGTCTCGTTCGCGGAGGCCGACACGCCGCTCAAGCTGGCGGACTACTTCAACATCAGCGGCGTGTTCCGGCTCGGTGGCATccccgacgcgccgccgccggccgcggccacggGCGAGGTGCGGAGCGAGACGGCCGTCATGGGCTCGGACCACCGGTCCTTCGTCGAGGTGGTGCTCGAGAACGGCGAGGACGGCGTCCAGAGCTGGCACCTCGACGGCCACAGCGTGTTCGTCGTTGG AATGGACGTGGGGACGTGGAGCGACCGGAGCAGGGATGGCTACAACCTTGTCGACGCAGTGTCGCGATGCACCGTGCAA GTGTACCCGAGAGGGTGGACGGCGGTTTTGGTGGCGCTGGACAACGTGGGCATGTGGAACATGAGGTCGGAGGTGTGGGCGCGCCGGTACCTGGGCCAGCAGTTCTACCTTCGGGTGCACACGCCGACGCGCTCGCCCCGCGACGAGCTCCCCATCCCGGGCAACGCACTCCtctgcggccgcgccgccgcagccggtcAAG GATTTAGGATTTATGATGTATCTTAG